The Mucilaginibacter terrae region TTAATACAGGTTCGGCTCGTGTTGTTATCAGGGGTAACAACTCGTTAACGGGTAATAACCAGCCGTTGTTCGTGGTAGACGGTATGCCTATCGATAACACACCAGGCGATGCCGGAAGTTTGGATTACGGTAATAACGCGGCTGATATCAATCCAAATGATATAGAGAATTTGGAGGTTTTGAAAGGACCCAATGCGGCTGCACTATATGGTTCTCGGGCCGCCAACGGTGTAATACTCATTACCACCAAAAAAGGATCCGGGAAATTTAAGGTCTCTTTTAATTCTAACCTGCAATTTCAACGGTTAACAGAGTTGCCCGAGTACCAAAATGCATATGGCGTGGGTACCTCTTTTTACATTGATAACACCCATACGCTGCCGGTAGCCAATGTTAATTACCGCAGTTGGGGATCGCCGCTTTTAGGCCAGCCTTATGTGGCATTAAATGGCGAAACGAAGGCTTACCTACCTCAGCCTGATAATGTCAAAGACTTTTATTCTACTGCACACCTGTTCACCAACTCATTAGCACTTGAAGGTGGGAACGCAGGAACCACGTACAGGCTCTCATATACCAATTATGATGGAACAAGCGTAGTAGAAGGATTAAACACCAATAAGAGCCATAACATAGACCTTAGGTTAACCAACGCATTAACCAAAAGGATCACGTTTGACACCAAGATCACCTATAACCGAAATACGGTTAATAACCGGCAGTATTCAAACTCAAATGGGCGTAATCCGACTAATTTGTACACTCAAATGGCAAGAAGCACCGAGCTTTCGGAACTATTACCGTACAAAGATCCGCTTACCGGCATGGAAATAGGCACACACCGTAACTTTAGCAACCCTTACTGGGTAATAAACGAAAATCCCAACGAGGATACTAAAGATCGTTTGATTGCCGCATTCAACCCACAGGTTACCATAACACCCTGGCTTAAATTTGTAGGACGTTTGGGTGCAGATATTTTTTGGAGAGACGGGTTTGAATTTAATAACATTGGTTCGGTTGTAGCCAGTAATCCAAATGGTTTTATGCGCGCCTTCAACACCAAGCAACAGAATTTCAATCTCGAAGGCTTTTTTACGGTAAATAAAAAAACAAGAGACTTCTCCTTTAATGGTGTTTTGGGTAGCAGCAGTTTCAGGTCTGGGTATGAAGACAGGCAGCAACGAGTTAATTCGTTATTGCAACCGGGGTTCATCAATTTATCCAATGCTAAAGAACTTCCGACCGTAACCCAGACCATTCGTAAAAAACAGATCAATTCAGTTTACGGATCGCTATCGGTAGGGTATCATAATTACGCTTTTGTAGATGTTACTGGCCGTAATGATTGGTCGTCAACATTACCTAAAGCCAACAATTCGTATTTCTACCCTTCATTAGGGGGCTCATTAATACTTACAGATATGCTTAAACTTAAAAGCGGTATCTTAAGTTACGCAAAGCTTCGTGCTTCTGTTGCCCATGTAGGTAATGACGCTGATCCGTACCGCTTAAATCAAACTTATTCGTTTAACGGTTTTTTTGACGGAGCACCGCTGGCCTCTTTATCCACTACCATGAACAACCCGGACCTAAAGCCGGAAAAGACATCATCATTTGAATATGGTGTGGACTTAAACTTTTTTAATAGTCGCTTAGTAATCAATGCGACGCATTATAAATCTGCCACCACTAACCAAATCCTTACTGCACAACTCCCGGCATCAAGCGGTTATCAGCAGCGTGTGTACAATGCAGGTGAAGTTAAAAACTGGGGTAATGAGCTTTCTGCAAGTATAGCGGTCATCAAAAAAAGTAAATTTACCTGGCAAACCAACATCAATTACTCGAACAATAAGTCGATGGTTGTAAGCTTAATAGATGGTGTAGATCGTTTTGTTCTCAATAATAATTCCAGTTACATTTACGTATACGCACAGGTTGGCCAGCCTTACGCATATCTGCGCGGACTTGGGGTAGCACGTGATGCCCAGGGTCATATGCTAATTGACGATGGTGGGGGCTTACTTACTAAAGATAATGACATGGCATTTGGTACGGCCTCTCCAAAATGGCTTGGCGGTATCAGTAACACATTTACCTATCGCAACTTCACGCTGAATTGCCTTATTGATATTAAAAAAGGTGGCGTTATTTATTCTGGAACATACTCCCGAATGCTAACCAATGGTGTAACAGCCGAAACTTTATACGGAAGGGATGATTTTTATAAACACTCAATTATTTTAGGAGAAAATTCATCTGAATTATCCGGAGGTGCAATATGGGATGCTTATTATGCCAATGGCAAAAAGAATACACAGTATATATCGCCTCAAAGCTACGAATATGCCCGGCCTAATTATGCCGAATTTGTGATGTTTGATGCCTCTTATGTCAAATTAAGAGAGCTATCTCTGGGTTATAATATTCCTGTAAAACTGCTGTCTCGTACACCCCTTAAAACCGCACGATTTTCTCTAGTTGGACGTAACCTGGCCATATTTCACAAAAATACCCCACGAGGCATTGACCCTGAAGCGGCTTCTACTTCAGGTAATGGCCAGGGTATCGAGAATGGTTCGCTGCCGCCAAATACCACCTATGGCTTTAATGTTAATTTAACTTTTTAATTGGTATGAAACTAATAAATTTATTATTGATCCTATGTTTAGGCGTGTTGGTTTCCTGCACCAAAAATTTCGAGGAACTTAATACCGACCCCAATCAGCCCACTAAGGTCGAACCTGATTTTTTGCTGACCAGCTCAATATATAATACCCTCAATCTTCAGGGAGGGGATATGAACAGGGTTGTACTTTTTAATTATACCCAATACTTCTCCGGGTTTCAGGGTGAGTTTCAACGTTACACATATAACGATGCGAGCAACAACACAAACTGGTCAAACACCTATATCAAATGCCTGCAGCCTGTTTATCAAATTGAGTTAAATTACAAAGACAATCCTGCATATAGTAATCGTGTGCTTATAGCACGTATATGGAAAGATTATCTATTCTCAAATGCTGTAGCCATGTGGGGAAGTATCCCAATGGAATCTTCATTGCAGGGTAATCCGAGTGTACCTTTTACAAAAGAGCAAGATGTGTATTATAAGCTGCTGGCTGATCTTAAAAATATATCAGACTCACTAAACGTGAACGGTGATAAATATACTGCCGGTGCGGATAAAATTTACGGAGGAGATGTATTGAAATGGAAGAAATTTGCCAACACCCTTCGCCTCAAAATTGCCTTGCAAATATCAAATGATGCCCCTAACGGTGATCCGGAAGCCGCTAAAAAGGCTATACAGGAAATTGCTCAGAACGAAGCTAATACTATTACCAGCCAAGCCGAAACCGCAGCAGCTACCTGGGGTACTACCAGTGATACCTGGAGCTATTTGTACAACTACGTAACCTATAACTATACCGCAAACAAAGCAACTATACCTGTACTTTGCGAGTCATTAGTTTATTACACACTGCCTTACGGTGATCCACGGATAACTATTTATGGGCAGCCAGCCAAACAGGGGCCTAACGCCGGCAAGTATTTTGGCCAAAATATTTCTTACGGCGGGGGCAGTCAATACGCTGGTAATATTGTTAATCCGCACACTGGTTTAAAACAAGACGATTATTCTTACATCGGCACACGCTTTTTAAAGCCCAACGCCGAGTTTGTATTTATCTCCTATGCGCAATCGTGTCTACTAAAAGCCGAAGCTGCCCTTAAAGGATGGTGGACAAATGCTGCACCGCAGACTTACTATTATCAGGGTATAGGAGCTTCATTCGACCGTTATGGGCTTACACCGGCTCAAGCTACCGCTTATCAAAATACGCCGGGTATTAAATGGGGTACCGCGTCAGACACCACCGGCCGTCAGGCACAGTTTCAGGACTGGATGCGCATTTGTACAAGTTATGTACCTGCCGGTGATACCTATCGCCAAATTATTATGCAGCACTGGCTGGCTACTCCCAATCAGGGAATGGATGCCTGGTCGCTCATACGCCGTACAAGAGTGCTTGATTTTGAACCTCAGTTTGCCACTTATGATGGTAATTATGCCTATGTGCCACAACGAATTCTTTTTCCGGCAAGCGAATATGCAACCAATGGGGCCGAAGTTAAAAAGGCTGCGCAGTGGTTGGGTGGAGCCGATAACCTATTTGCCAAGCTATGGTTTGCTTTGCCAAATAAACCCAATCCAAAATTACCTTACTAAATTATTTCAAATGAAAGCATTTCTTTCTATCTCCTGTTGTTTATTACTGGCATTAAGTGCATGTAAAAAGCAGAATGATTATTTACCGCCCGATTTTAATTATGATATTCCGGCTGTTAATATCACCGAAAACGTAAATGTAGGGGCCTATTATTACAACTATGCCGCCGCCGACTGGGCAAAGAAATACACTAATAATCCGTTACAGGGTGAATATAATTCACTGGATTCTAAAGTTATGGCGCAGGAATGCCAGTGGGCCGATGCTGCGGGTGTTAACTTTTTTGTATTTAACTGGAACGGCGCATCGGCCGGAAACCCTATACTTAACAGCTTTATACAGGGAAATACCAGCCAGGTAAAAATGGTGATCAATTACAATATTGCACACTTAAGTGCCACCAATGCCTTGCCGCTTACCGGGACCAAACTCACCACCATGATCAACGAGTTTACCAGTTTTGCAAATACTCATTTTAACAAGGATTATTATTATAAGATCAATGGGCAGCCGGTGGTTCTGATCACACCACTAAACTTGGCAAGCAGTGCAACCACCAGTGTTAATTATGCTACGGTTATACCCGCACTAAAGCAAGCCATGTCTTCTATAGGCATAAACCTGTATATCATAGGAGAAATCACATCGGGTTGGCTGCCTCCTGTACGCTATGCGCCTGCAATTAAAGCAATGGATGGTGTTGATTTGAATAACTGGTCGACCGATGTTTATGACCGGGCTACGTTTATGGCATCATACACCGACACCAACTGGAAAAACTGGACGGACTCTACATCAAAATGGAAGGTTGACTTTGTGCCAGCCATTTTCCCTGCCTTTAATGATAAGACCATGACCCCGGCAAGCAAGTTGTACAACATTGACCGTAACGCGGCATTTTATACCGATTACTGTAATGTAGCCAAACGTAATATGAGCAGCAAGCGCATAGTGCTGATCAATTCATGGAACAATTTTCAGTTAGGCACTACTTTGGAGCCTGCTAAAGAATACGGCACCACTTATCTCGAAATTACCAAAGCTCAGTTCAAAGTTAAATAACGTTAACCTCGATTATCTACCATGGTAATGAATAATTTAAAAAGAAGAAGGTTCTTAAAATATCTTTCTATTGCAGGTATAGCACTTCCTTTTAAGAGTGTTGCAAAAAACATGTTGCCGAGGTCTTCACAAGCCTTTAGCTTTATGTTTTTGGGCGACTTGCATTTTGATAAACTGATGCACCATGATATGGCTTATCTGAAAGAAAAATACCCAAACGATATCCGCCAGATCGAAAACTATTCAAGGATTACAAAAGATAACCTGTCTTCGTTGATACAGGCATCTAAACAACGCGCCAAACAAACCAATTCAAACTTTTATCTGCAAATTGGCGATTTTGTGGAAGGTCTATGCGGTTCTAAAGAATTAGCTACACTTCAAACCTCCGAGCTGATCAATTACATTGATCAACAGCAACTTGGTTTGCCTTTTATTGCTATAAAAGGCAACCATGATATTACTGGTACAGGTGCCCGAGAGGTTTACCAGGAAGTTGTTTTGCCATGGCAAAGCAGGCAGTTAAAGCAACCGGTAACCACTGCAAACAACGTGTATGTACATAAGAACACCAGGTTTATATTATTCGATTGTTTTTCTGAAAAAGAAAGTTTAGAATGGTTTAAAATGGTAATTAAAGATCATAAAAAGAATGAACAGTTATTCTTTTGTACGCATATTCCGTTAATACCATATGATGCACGCTCCAACTGGCATATTTATGTACGCCCCGGGCAAGAGAAAGAGCGAGAGGAACTTCTTAATTTACTGGCCGAACATAAAGCGATCATTTTAAGCGGTCACTTGCATAAAACCAGCATAGTGGTTCGTAACACTCCCTCGGGCAATGTTGTTCAGGCGGCTATTGGCAGTGTTATATCAGCATTAAATGCGCCTGTTAAAAATCATCTAAAAGGGTTAGAGGCTTATAATGCCGACCTGGTTAACTTGGAACCGAACTTTAATCCAACATCGTTGCAATTAAGAAGAGAAATTTTGGAAAAGGAAAAGCCATTTATCCGCCATTACGAATACGCTGATTTTTGCGGCTATGCCTCTATGAACATTACCGATAAGAACGAAGCAGTGCTTACGATATTTGCGAACGCAGACCAAGAGCCTTGGAGCACCGTAAACTTAACACAACTACAAAATTTATAAAGCTGTATGTTGCTTTTTAAGAGAATAAACGGAATAATGCTGTTCTTATTGGTTTGTTTGCCAGGAGTTGTATTATCACAGGATGTGAGCTTTATAGCATTGGGAGATATGCACTATGACCGGTTACAGGATCATAACCTGGATTTTGTAATGAGCAGACCGCAGGATTATAAGCAAATACTAAATGAATATCCGCAGTATACTGCTTTTTACATGCCCCGGTTTTTACAACTTATTAAAAAGCAAACCAACGCCCAGCCTGGGGTTAAAGCAGTTGTACAATTGGGAGATTTGGTAGAAGGCGTTGCTGGATCGGCTGCTCTCGCCAGGCAGATGAACCGGGGAATAGTTGACATGCTTTATGAGACCGGCTTGCCGGTACCGTGGGTATTGGTTAAAGGTAACCACGATGTAAGTAATAGTCCGGGCCAGCCAGAGGCATGGCAGGAAGTAATTCGGCCCTTTATTGAAGGTCAGATAGGTAAATTTATTGGCCATGGTATGTATACTTATCAAATAAGTCCCAACACTGAATTTTTTGTTCTCGACCAATTTTTCAGTGTGGACCGTAATTTACCCGAAAGTGAAATGGTTGATTTTCTTGAAAATGCATTTAAAGGTTCCACGGCTACTTACAAGTTCGTGCTAACCCATCAACCAGTTATTCCAGTTACGCAGCGGTGTTGGCATTTATTAAGTGGTATTAGGAGGCCATTAAAAGATACCGTCCTAAGAGAAAGTTTGCTGAATATATTGGCTAAAAACAAGGCCATAGTTTTATGTGCCCACCTTCATGAGTATTCGGTTTTGAGTAGAAAAACAAAATCCGGAAATGTGGTTCAGGTAATGATCAATAGTGTAAACCGGGGGCTTAATACGCCTTTGCCAAATGTTATCCATAGAGAATACAAAGGAGAAGGCTGGATTGACAGTGATGCGTCATGGCAGCCTGAAACAAGCGAAACACGGCGTAAGATTTTAAGGGAAGAGAAGAAACATATTACCGATTTTCAGTTAATGGACCTACCGGGATATGCTCTTATATCTGTGTCGGATAAAACGCCGCAAGTTACGTTAAAGTATTTTAACGGGTTTGCAGAAGTACCTTATCAAACTATAGATCTGAGTAAACTGATGCTCACAGGAAAGTTGCCTTTTTAATATGTTAATAAGATCTTCTACTATGTTTTTTAAAACTGCAGCTTTTTTCCTCGTGTTCCTTCTTTTACAACCCTGTCTGGCACAAACCAGGCACAGTAAAAACTCTGCTTTTATGAGCTATAAAGGGTTGGTAATGGCGGGTTACCAAGGCTGGTTCAATAGTCCTGATGATGGTGCAAAGAGAGGCTGGAACCATTATGTGGCATCGGGTCGGTTTGAACCTGGAAATTGTAAGATCGACATGTGGCCAGATGTTAGCGAGTACTCAAAAGTATATCCAACAGCATTTACCAAAGCAGATGGGTCGCCCACCCATCTGTTTAGTTCTTATGACGTTTCAACCGTTCAGCTTCATTTTAAGTGGATGAAAGACTACGGTGTAGACGGTGTATTTATGCAAAGGTTTTTTGCCAGCATCAACTCCGATAAAGACCTTGCCCATACCGATAAAGTGCTGTCAGCGGCATTACAGGCCTCTCAAAAAAATCGGCGTGCCATTTCGGTTATGTATGATTTAAGCGGTATGGAAGGTGATGAGGGCATAGAAGTAATTATTAAAGATTGGAAGCATTTGGTAGATGACCTGAAACTCACTTCTAAGGGGGTAAGTCAAACCTATTTGTATCATAATCAACGGCCTCTGATTGCTATTTGGGGTGTTGGATTTAAAGACAGGAATTATACTCTTAAAGCCATTGATAAACTGTTGGACTTTTTAAAAAATAATGCCACATATGGAGGATGTTCGGTACTGCTTGGCGTACCTGCATTTTGGAGAGATCTGAAAGATGATGCGGTGGCAGATTCAGATTTGCATGACTTGATACGTAAAGCCGATATTGTTCAACCCTGGTTTGTTGGGAGATACAACGAGCAGAGCTATGCGCGTTTTAATGCCCGCATTATAGATGACCTGTATTGGTGCAAGTTAAATCATGTAGATTATGTACCGGTGGTGTATCCTGGCTTTAGCTGGCACAATATGTATCCGCGCAGCCCTTTTAATCAAATTCCGCGAAATAGAGGGCAGTTTTATTGGAAGCAAATTGCCGGTTCTATAAATGCAGGTGCCCAAATGCTTTATATTGCCATGTTTGACGAGATTGATGAGGGTACCGCCATATTTAAGATCAGTAAAGATCCGCCGATAGGAAAGAGCGTATTTATTACCTTTGAACAAGATATACCGGGGGACTATTATTTGTTTTTGACAGGTTATGCCGGCGAAATATTAAAAGGTTCGAAGACACTTTCCCTCAATGTCCCTTTAAAGCCGTAGATGTTGAGATGCAAATAAAGTTAACAAAATATAATTAAATGAAATGGCGAGCCCTGTTGATTTTGGCCTTCATGAGCGGGATGATTGCATTGCTGTCCTTTTCTGTATTGGAAAGTCATGATGTTGGGGCATCTCGGGCGGTAGGCTTATTCCGAAAGGATGCCGGTTTATTTTCAGCTTCGGCCAGTGAGCTATATGAAGCAGTTAAGGCAATTGATGAGAACAGCAGCACCATAGTAAACGCAAAGGAGCACTTAAAAGCTTGTCGGTTTCGGTACAAAGCGCTGTCTTATTTCACCTGCTATTTTTTCCCAAGTGAAACTAACGGGTTTAATGCTGCGGCCAAAATGGAAGTTGAGGAGCCCGAGCTTGAACTTGTAGAACCGATGGGACTACAGCAAATTGAGGCTTTGTTGTTTGATGCAGATGTGTTAAGCCATAAAACCGAGTTGGTGGCTCAGACCGAGGCTCTGTATACTTCGGCAAAAGGCATGCCTGCGCTGCTTTATCAATTTAAGGCCAATGACCGGCAGGTGCTCGAAAGTGTAAGAATTGAGCTGATTCGCATGGGCGCGCTGTATATTACGGGGTATGATGCCCCTTTGCTAAAAACAGGTATTACCGAGACCCTGATCAGTACAGATAAGATTAACGAGGTGTTGTTGCCTTATCTACAACATGGACGCAATACAGGTGATATTTTAAAAAAACAACTGAATGCCAGCATCCATTACTTGTCAAGCCATCAGGATTTTAATTCGTTTAACCGTATGGAATACCTGGTTAAATTCCTACTACCTATGCAAGAGCAGTTGGGCATGTTTATCAAGCAGCAAAATTTGGAGCTAAATACTTCTGCATATCTAAATTACCAATCGCGTAATATGTTTGATCGCCGCTTCTTAAAGGCTTTTAATAGTGTTCCCGGGTTACAGGAGCAGCAATTAGCATCACTCGGAAAAAAACTATTTTTTGACATGGCTTTATCGGGCAATATGAAAGTAAGTTGCGCGACCTGCCATCAGCCTGGAAAGTATTTTACAGACGGAATTATTAAAAGCCCCGCATTAATAAAAGATTCGATACTAAAGCGAAATACTCCTACACTATTATATGCAGGGAGACAGCATTCACAGTTTTGGGATGGCCGGTCTATAAGCGTGGTCGACCAGGTAAAGGACGTGGTTTTTAATCCTTTGGAGATGGGGTCAGTAATGGGGCAGGTAGTTAAGCGTGTTAAACAGAACCGGACATATCGCCAATCTTTTCGCAGCCTGTTTCCCGGCAAAAACTCCGACAGGCAGTTGCTGGATGGTATAGCGGTATCCATAGCTGCATACATAGCTAAGTTAGAACCCATGGATTCTCCTTTTGACAAGTACATTAATGGCAATAGAACCGCCATGACAACAGCCCAAATTAAAGGCTTTAACTTATTTATGGGCAAGGCACAATGTGCTACCTGCCATTTCGTACCTTATTTCAACAGCCTCACACCGCCATTTTATGATCATTCAGAGATGGAAATATTAGGAACACCTGGCAATGATGATTTAACCCACCCGGTAAATGACAAAGACTTGGGACGTTTTAACCTGTATCAAATACGGTATTATCAACAGGCATTTAAAACACCAACAATTAGGAACGCTGCAAAAACGGCACCTTATATGCACAACGGCGCATTCAAAACATTGCAAAATGTAATTGACTTTTATATTAAAGGGGGAGGGAAGGGAATTGGCTTGAAAACCAGAGAACAAACACTTTCATCTGAACCGCTTAATCTAACTAGGGAGGAAAGCGATCAAATCATTCAATTTATAAACTCGTTAACAGATGCCAGCCCTGCCAATATTTAACTACATGAAAAAACTAAGCCTCTATTTATTATTCACATTGACCATTCGGGCCACTGCCATGTGTCAAACTACAAGCCCAGCACCAACAATTAGTTCAAACTCAAAAGCCACCATTTTACGTGGCCCTTATTTACAGGTTGCTACTCCTAATGAAATGACCATTCGCTGGCGAACCAATACTGCCGAGCAAAGTACCGTGCGTTATGGTCTTACGCCAGATAACCTGGATATGAAAGCTAATAATTCATTGGTTGTTACAGAACATATGGTTAGACTATCAGACCTTAAACCACTTACTAAATATTATTATTCCGTGGGTAGTTTTGAATTTTCGTTGAAGGTGGATAAGAACAATTACTTCTATACGCTTCCTAAAAAAGGCAGTGATTCGCTTGTCCGAATTGCCGGGTTTGGTGATTGTGGCAATAATTCCATTAACCAGCGCAATGTGCGAGATCAGGTAATTAAATATGTTGGGAACAATGTACTGAATGCCTGGATACTTATGGGCGACAATGCTTATACAGATGGTACCGATGCCGAATTTCAGGCGAAGTTTTTTAATGTTTACCAAGATAATTTGCTGAAAAATTATCCCTTGTTCCCGGTTCCGGGTAATCATGATTATAATAACATCGCCTCAGTAGCTACGGCAGAGCAATTCAAACTGGCATATTTTCAAAACTTTTCTGTTCCTACTGAGGGCGAAGCGGGTGGGGTTCCCTCGCATACCAAGTCTTATTATTCTTATGATATTGGTAACACACATTTTCTGGCATTGGATTCATACGGCCCCGATAATAAAGGTGCATACATGTATGACCAGGCAGGTGAGCAGGCCGAATGGGTGAGAAAAGATCTCAAGGCTAATAATAATAAATGGGTTGTGGCTTACTTTCACCATCCGCCATACACCATGGGCTCTCACAATTCCGATACAGAGCAATTGCTGGTCAGAATAAGGGAAAACTTCATTAAGATTTTGGAAGATAACGGTGTTGATCTGGTTTTATGCGGCCATAGCCATGTGTATGAACGATCAAAGCTAATGAAAGGATATTATGGTAATGAAGCTGAGTTTGATCCTCAAAAATTTGATTTAAGTTCATCCTCAGCGCTATATAATGGAAGCAAAGATTCAGCCCCATACCTGAAAAGCAAGTCAAAGACCGATGGTACTGTTTATGTAGTTGCCGGATCTGCCGGTGCGCTTGGCGGTCATAAACCAACCTGGCCACACAATGCCATGTATTATTACAATTGCGACATTGGCGGTGCAATTATGCTGGAGGTACAAGGCTCCCGGTTAGATCTGAAATGGATATGTGCCGACGGACAGATACGCGATCACTTTACGATGATGAAAGATGTAAGTAAGAAAGATGAGGAGTATTTAAAGCAAGATAAGATTCTGATTAAGAAGTAATATAATATTATCATATACTAAACATTTTTTAATATTGGCTTAATATTAAAGCAGTTACTTTGTATGCTGAATCTGGACATTCAGAGGAGCAATTTGCACTACTGAACCCAGTATATTCATGGGTAAGTAATTATGTTTCGTGCAAAAATTAGCGTTAATAGAATTCAAAAAAGACTTAATTATTTATTCGTATTTTTTTGCTTAAGCACTCCTGCTATTTCATTTGCTCAAAATAACGGACTCCATTTTTACGGGCAGGAGACCGTTCAGGATAAAAGAACGTCACTCGACCTGACTGCCGATGAAGAGATGTGTTTTGATGGTGACTTTGAGTTGTCATTTGATCTTTATTTCACGCCAAAATTCAGGGACTATTATGGTTATGTATTCAGAATTATTGAAGAGAATGGCCATAACATTGATCTGATATATGATCAAAAAGCATTTAATACACAAAATTTTAAATTAGTAATAGGCGACAAGTTTTCTAATATTGCCTTCAACTTACCGGAAAAGCTTCTTTTTAAAAGCTGGAATCATTTCACGATCAGTTACAGGAAAGAGTTTGATGAATTAGTGTTCACTAACGGAAATCAAAAATTTTCACAGAAAAACGCAGGCTTTCAAAATTCTGGTTGTTATAAGGTCTTGTTTGGTGCCAACCATTATAAAAGGTTTAAAACAACGGATGTTCCTATGATGAACATCAAAAACATAAGCGTTTTGGACCATGGAAAGCTGAAGTTCTTTTGGCCACTAGATGAATTTAAAGGTGATGAGGCTTTTGACCGTATCGGAAAAAGGAGAGCAACTGTTGAGAACCCGTTATGGATCAATGCAATGCATACCAACTGGAAATTGGTCAAGAGCGTGGTAATTACGGGGCATCCAAGTGTAGCATTTAATCAGCAAAAACAAATTATTCATATTGTTGGACCAAGCGAGCTATACAATTTCTCTGTTGGGGATGAAAACATGGTAAAGCTTGAGTATGCCTCGAAAAGAGATATCGCTGCCGGCAACCAATCGGTTTATGATCAGCTATCTGGAAGGCTTTATAACGTTTTCATTGATCAAAAGAAGGCTTCATACTTTGATCTCCCATCTGGGCGCTGGGACAAGGACTTTGAACGTCCCACACGGCTCACTAAGTACTGGCATTCCAATAAATTCATTTCTAAGGCAGACTCTGCGCTTTATGTGATGGGAGGCTACGGGCAACTGGTTTATAAGAATGAAGTTCAAAAATATGATCTTAATAATAAGAAATGGACTTCTGTAAAGTACAAAGGGGACGCCTTTAACCCCCGTTATTTGGCGGGGCTAGGTGTAACGGACGATGGCAATACCGCTTACATTATGGGTGGGCATGGTAGCATTACCGGTGAGCAAATGCTCAATCCCACCAACTACTATGATCTGATTAGGTACCAGGTAAAAACCCAAATGTTTAAAAAGGTTTATACACTCAAAAGCCCTGAAAATGATTTTGCGTTTGCTAATTCGCTGGTTATCGATTCTCCGGCAAAAAGCTTTTACGGGCTTGTTTTCGCCAACAACAAATTTAAAACGCATTTACAGCTAATAAAAGGGTCGCTTACGTCTCCTA contains the following coding sequences:
- a CDS encoding glycoside hydrolase family 99-like domain-containing protein, yielding MKAFLSISCCLLLALSACKKQNDYLPPDFNYDIPAVNITENVNVGAYYYNYAAADWAKKYTNNPLQGEYNSLDSKVMAQECQWADAAGVNFFVFNWNGASAGNPILNSFIQGNTSQVKMVINYNIAHLSATNALPLTGTKLTTMINEFTSFANTHFNKDYYYKINGQPVVLITPLNLASSATTSVNYATVIPALKQAMSSIGINLYIIGEITSGWLPPVRYAPAIKAMDGVDLNNWSTDVYDRATFMASYTDTNWKNWTDSTSKWKVDFVPAIFPAFNDKTMTPASKLYNIDRNAAFYTDYCNVAKRNMSSKRIVLINSWNNFQLGTTLEPAKEYGTTYLEITKAQFKVK
- a CDS encoding SusD/RagB family nutrient-binding outer membrane lipoprotein; the protein is MKLINLLLILCLGVLVSCTKNFEELNTDPNQPTKVEPDFLLTSSIYNTLNLQGGDMNRVVLFNYTQYFSGFQGEFQRYTYNDASNNTNWSNTYIKCLQPVYQIELNYKDNPAYSNRVLIARIWKDYLFSNAVAMWGSIPMESSLQGNPSVPFTKEQDVYYKLLADLKNISDSLNVNGDKYTAGADKIYGGDVLKWKKFANTLRLKIALQISNDAPNGDPEAAKKAIQEIAQNEANTITSQAETAAATWGTTSDTWSYLYNYVTYNYTANKATIPVLCESLVYYTLPYGDPRITIYGQPAKQGPNAGKYFGQNISYGGGSQYAGNIVNPHTGLKQDDYSYIGTRFLKPNAEFVFISYAQSCLLKAEAALKGWWTNAAPQTYYYQGIGASFDRYGLTPAQATAYQNTPGIKWGTASDTTGRQAQFQDWMRICTSYVPAGDTYRQIIMQHWLATPNQGMDAWSLIRRTRVLDFEPQFATYDGNYAYVPQRILFPASEYATNGAEVKKAAQWLGGADNLFAKLWFALPNKPNPKLPY
- a CDS encoding SusC/RagA family TonB-linked outer membrane protein, producing MSNKLNVPIAYDDKDILASKHLIKARTFVNTNVASILNYMLQRTNITYKVAEGTIILFKKADPIRINGKVLDETGEPLPGVNIAVKGTSVRSITNLKGEYSIAASSRNDVLVFTSIGFTTKEVLVGVQLTVDVKMTASTGSLNEVVVTALGIKREAKALSYSQQKVDVELLSEIKSPNFINSLSGKIAGLQVVPAGFNTGSARVVIRGNNSLTGNNQPLFVVDGMPIDNTPGDAGSLDYGNNAADINPNDIENLEVLKGPNAAALYGSRAANGVILITTKKGSGKFKVSFNSNLQFQRLTELPEYQNAYGVGTSFYIDNTHTLPVANVNYRSWGSPLLGQPYVALNGETKAYLPQPDNVKDFYSTAHLFTNSLALEGGNAGTTYRLSYTNYDGTSVVEGLNTNKSHNIDLRLTNALTKRITFDTKITYNRNTVNNRQYSNSNGRNPTNLYTQMARSTELSELLPYKDPLTGMEIGTHRNFSNPYWVINENPNEDTKDRLIAAFNPQVTITPWLKFVGRLGADIFWRDGFEFNNIGSVVASNPNGFMRAFNTKQQNFNLEGFFTVNKKTRDFSFNGVLGSSSFRSGYEDRQQRVNSLLQPGFINLSNAKELPTVTQTIRKKQINSVYGSLSVGYHNYAFVDVTGRNDWSSTLPKANNSYFYPSLGGSLILTDMLKLKSGILSYAKLRASVAHVGNDADPYRLNQTYSFNGFFDGAPLASLSTTMNNPDLKPEKTSSFEYGVDLNFFNSRLVINATHYKSATTNQILTAQLPASSGYQQRVYNAGEVKNWGNELSASIAVIKKSKFTWQTNINYSNNKSMVVSLIDGVDRFVLNNNSSYIYVYAQVGQPYAYLRGLGVARDAQGHMLIDDGGGLLTKDNDMAFGTASPKWLGGISNTFTYRNFTLNCLIDIKKGGVIYSGTYSRMLTNGVTAETLYGRDDFYKHSIILGENSSELSGGAIWDAYYANGKKNTQYISPQSYEYARPNYAEFVMFDASYVKLRELSLGYNIPVKLLSRTPLKTARFSLVGRNLAIFHKNTPRGIDPEAASTSGNGQGIENGSLPPNTTYGFNVNLTF